TCTACTTGGTTCTAGATCTTCAGATTGTTTTCCTTCTCtatcttccttttccatgGTAATATGCTTGATTTCCAATCATAGACTTTAGCAACAGCCAAAACAATCATATCATTGTTGAtttatgaatatttttcatataCCTGTAAAAACTGAAATTGTGTAGAAATTAGGTTGCTAGAGATGAATTTCTTGGGATGATTAGAGGATTCCATCCTTCCTGTTGGTGTATAGGATTGTATAGTTTTTCATACaaaaataaatgtatatGGCATCAAATtatattataaatgaatatTATCATATTATACTTACGGTGGAACCTTAATCGGTTTATTCTAAGATTTTCTCTCTTTCTTGTGTAACTTTCAGATTCATATTTGTTAAATCCCCTTAAATTTTTAGATACGGAATACTTTTTAACTTTCACTAAATGAATATCTCCTTTTTACTTTCAATTCTTTGGTTTCAAAGGTTTCACTGTTACAATAAGGCTAAAACGGCATCAAAAGCATTGAGATTTCCACACAAGCGATTAAATCCCCCGGGCATTTGTGCCTTTAGGGATTATTATGGATCTTCCATAGCTTTTATGACTAGATCGACAAAACAGCCAGAGAGAAAGTATCGTGAAGAAAACACCAACTACAAAGTGCGTAATGTTAAGAATAATATTTTTGCTGCGAAAGCACCATTTGATAAGGAGCACGCCGTATCGTTTTTTTCAAGTGTTTTGAGCGCTTCATACAAAACTTTTGAGCCATGTGAAACTCCAGAGGGACATCTAATGACATTTGCTAAACAAGTAGCAACTCTGGGTCCTGCCACTAGTAATAAAGATTCAATAAAGTCGGTATTAGACGCTGGTGTTGATGTATTTAGACTAAATTTTTCGCATGGAACACGTATGTCTAAACTAAGAACTGCTATGACAGTAAGACAACTAGAAATAGAGACATCAAATGGCACTGAATCTGAGACCGATGGCTTTATAGTGAATCATAAATCTCTATTAGGTGATATTCAGGGGCCAAAATTGCGTATAGGTAGATTTATGCCAAATTTGGATGCACCCGGGAAGAATCTACTTAATAAGGATTCTGAGTTTGTTCATTTAAAGTCTGGTGACcattttaaatttgatgTGCATGATATAGCTGGAAATAGAAGTAGAGTTCAATTTAATTACCCGGATATACTAAAACAAATAAAGATCGGTGACAAAATACTTTTGGACGATGGAAACATTGTGATGAAAGTTGTAGCTAACAATCCACAGGAGCCATCTATAACAACAGTAGTACAAAATGATTGTATATTATCAAGTAGGAAAGGGTTTTCTGTACCAAACGTAGTATTACCCGTGGATTTTTTGGGACCCAAAGATGTAAGAGATGTAATATTCTGTTTGGCTATAGGAGTTGATTTTTTGGGAGTTAGCTTTATCCAAAATAAATCTgatattttatttttgatTAACATATTGAACGACTTTTACGGTTCCAAGTATTTTGAACTGTTGCACAATAGGTTAAATGAAATAGATACCACTACAATTGGATCTGATATTGAGGATGAAGAGGTAGAGAAAATTTTAGATAACTATTATAACGAGTCATTTTTGCCAAAGAAAAAtctttttaaaacattGGTTCCAAAAGAGAATAGATCGAAAATTGGTATAATACCTAAAATTGAAAAACAAGCAGCATTGGATGACATACACAACATATTACGACTATCAGATGGATTAATGGTCGCAAGAGGTGATTTAGGTATAGAAACAGAACTTGCCAATCTTCCAATTATACAAAAACGTCTTGTGCAATTGTGTCGTCTGGTTTACCACAAACCATGCATTGTAGCTACACAAATGTTGGAAACAATGAGATCATCATTAACTCCAACTAGAGCAGAAGTTTCTGATGTGGCCAACGCTATTTTTGACGGTGCAGATGCTGTTATGTTATCTGCAGAATCAGCTACAGGTTATTATCCTGCAGAAACAGTTAGAATGCAAAGACGCATTTTGTTCCATACTGAGCAAGATCCATATTTCCCTACGTATCAGATGATTAAAGAAATGTTACTAGGGAAAGATATAATCGACAATATCAAAATTAAACGGCCATATTTACATGAACAGGTGAATGATTTACTTAAAATAGATTTAGAGCATTTGgataaatggaatataGACAATGAGGATATCCATAATTCATATAAAACGATAAATGACATTATTTCCAGGGATAAAATTGACTCTATATTCATTCATAGTGAAGATGAACTAGACCTTGTACAATGGATTTCCAGTCAGAGACATTTAATCCCTATTTTCCTTCTGACGAGCGATTCACGCTTGTCAAGACAATCGCAACTTATTTGGGGTGTAAAATCGCATTTCCTTCCTCAGGATTATGACATAGATGAAGTTAGCCAAGATTTACTTAAAAACCTTAATAATAATATGAACACTGCGTTGTTATTAGATACCAAAGATAACAATCTCGTATCTTCTAAAATTATTAAGATATAATTTTAATTACTCCATCTATTTATTCGATTAAGCAATGTGTAGATTTATCGGATAGAGATCTATAATTAGCAATATAACTTTTGttatttatataaataGGAAATTGTTAGTTTCAGCTGTGTTTTAAATATGTATTTTTCGGTGTATTAGATGCAAATCTGGTGTGATTTAACTTATTATATCAACCGTGGATAGTTCCATTTGACAACTGAGCGATGCgatttttccaaagaatgagtaCGTTTAATAGCCAAGAGACGATCAAACAATGAGTTTAAATAtcttgtttttgtttcctGGCCGAATTTCAATTCCTTTTCAATTAGGTCCAGTGTGTGATTAAGAAAAAGCTGAGCTTCGGATCTACACATACTGGTTGATGATTCTAAAAATTTGTTATTTTTTGAATTATAAATTACCTGAAGTATTACATAACCGATTAAATAAATATTCAGTGAAGTCAAAATTAGctaattttaaaaaatacaTTCCCCTTAGGTTTGTCAAAATTTCTGTATAGCTTgaattttggatttctGCCATTATTtgttttttcttttctGGCATCATCAGTGGtgaaatttttattttagAGAGAATAGAAGAATTATTTAGCATAGTGTGATTAAGTAGTtcttttatatttgtttGTTCCAGTAACATTGAAGTGAAAATATATTCTGCCAACAATTCACAAATTACAGTATAGTTATTACTATTATCTACAAATTTGGAGTTGAATTCTTGTATACGTTTCCATATAAATTCCATAACACCCTTAGCAATATCTTTCATCGTATTGGAAAATTCATCTTCAATTTTATCATGCTTTTCTATACTCAATAAAGTAGAAAGCGCTCTAAGGAGGGAGAAACATTCATAGTTTGAAGTTATATCCAAGGTACAAATGTCAAAATTATTTACCAGAATTTTTTTTGATGAATGATTCTCTCCGACTGTTGCATATGCATAGGATAAAATTGATGAATCTAGTATTGAAAGTCCTTTTTGATCAATTACTTTTGGTATTAAATGAGATAACAACAACCTTGGTGTCTCTTGTAGTTGTAGGTTGTTTCTAATCACATGTTTAGCAATGTGTATTACATGTGGACTTAATATTCTGTTTCTAAACGAATATAAAAGAGAAAACTTTGAGGCCAAAACTGCAGAATTTCTCTTTACGTTTTTTTTGGAAATCTCTTCTAGGGAATGTAGCGTTGTTTCAATAATACTTGGCATTCGCGTTTAAAAAACGGGTAGTATTCAtctttaaatataaaatttccagaatATAACGTTTACTTTCCatgaaatttataaattgtAGATACAATTTACTGGGATCATGGCAAATTCCGGGAAagtatttttatatttggTAACATTGGGTTATGGACGAAATGTTTCACTTTACACATACACTTTTATTTACTCTAGAACAATTTAGTTAGAGTATATACATGGTGTGCCTATAATATTTTCTTTATGTATAATCATGTTTGTATATCTTATATTCTTAAGGTAACTTGTATTCGATCTATTGAGATCAGATAGTTGTCTTCTATGGTTTAATCGATCATTCAAagtataaatttaaatgcATTTTAGAATAAGCACATTTTGTGCCAAGAATAATTTGTGCTCGAAATCCGATGCCAAGAAATACATTAAACATGTAAGTGTTTATACGAGGTAACTTTAAGTTTTTCTTTTAGGGTATGTTAAAAGTTAATGATAAGATTATAGACAAGGATATTCTACTACCTAGTGATTTTAATTCTAATAGGATTGAATTTATCAAGAGAGTCATAGATATACAGAATAATAAAATCTCTTTATTATTGCACAAACCGGAAGGCTATTCATCTATTTATACTAATCAGGTTTGTATGCAGCCTTTATTATATCACTATTCAGTCTCATAAATGGTCTAAAAATTTATTGATACCAGAAAACCGctctgatgaagatgtaaaaaGTAATTTTCAACCATCCAAACTGAAGAATTTGATACCAATAATTCCTCTAGAAACTTCTGTCAGTGGATTACTCATATATTCGCAGGTAATGTTTTTGTTTACCCACTTATACTTTTGTAGAATAAAAGTTTGACATCACTATTATCGGATgtggatgaagaatatcATGTTATTTTTAGAGATATTCTAACTGATAAAAAAttgtttgttttaaatgatgaGATTTATTTGGATGGAGTCTTGATTTCACCATTCACAGTGAAACCAATAAGTAACCATTCCGCTTTCATCTCACTAAAAGGTTCATCAAACAAGTTACGAAGAGCATGTTTATTAGCCGGTTTAGAAGTTAAAACATTGAAAAGGGTACGAATTTCTAATGTTAAACTCGGTTTGTTGCTACCGGGTAAATGGAAGCTTATACGTAATTATGAAATATCATGAAAAATTTGATGTTTGTTTGAAATGTATTTATCATTTGCATTAttatcctccaaaaaacaCGGATGGAGATTCGAAAAGCTTCGTGCTAAGTTTAAAAAATGGGTGAGAATTAATCATCCTCCTCAAAATAGATCACCTGTTATAAAGTTAGACGACAGTGATCATAGCAAGCTATTATATATAACCAATGGTCGAATCTCACCCATGAAACAAGATGAATTTCTTAAATATGGACAAACATATATCAAAAAGGACAACGGAATACACACACCATCTTTAGCATTTTCAAAGGGAGGATCCCATATTTTACTGGAGGTTTTCACaatggatgaaattgaACAAATTGAGAAAATTGTCCCTGAAATAAGAAAGGCATTCGACGAATGCGAATCTAAGATTACAAAGATGGTTTGTACGGATCATAAAGCCATTGACTATGGCATGATTAAAGAGTAAAAGTGCTTAAGTGTAAAAATTATCAAGTGTACTTAATATGCACAATGTTTCTAATCTTCTTTTATCTAATGTCTCAAAATTATCTGCTGCAGCTTCTGTATCACTGTAATGGTCTGATAGAATGTTATTTATGTTCCCGATTTCGTATCCATCATTAGATATATGAGTCATATTTGCATTATTCTCTGATCTAAGAGAAAATGATAACGGCCTTCTCTCGGATGAAAAAGATTCTATAAGTTCATATATTATATAATTTTCTTCAGATAAAATATTGCAATCTGGGAGGCTGGCACTTTCTTCGCAACCATCTGAATCGTCACCAGACGTATTTTTCCAGCGAAGTCGCAAATTAGTATCTAATGGAGCCGTTTTTTTAGTTGTCAAATCATACTTTAAAATTGATAAACTATTATAGTCCTGCTTCACTGCAAATAGTTGACCTATTCCATAATCTTCTGAATCAGAAACATCCGAATCTATAGGTTCAACTGCCATAGTAGGCGTATTAAACCTGGAGCTTGGTATATATCTTTTGAAGTACGGCAAAAAATGGCCTTTTACCACATCGTAAATGATAGGTGGTGTTACGTCACTCTCTCTTATAGCCGTTAGACATGCTTCTTCATGCTCTTTATGCTTTGTACATAAAATGAGTGTGTGTTTCATATTGCCGCAATAAATATCAGTAGAATCTGGTACTTTGACATTTGTAGCAAATTCACTACCATTGCTTATAACTCTGTTGAGTGGAATTTCCAGGAGACTATATGGTATGTACAAAAGTCCTCTACAAATATCGTTATCACAGACCGAGTATTCACCGGTGGAGAAAAATCCATTTCCATATGTAGCAAGGGTAGAAATACAGTCATTTGTGCGTTTACACGTACACAAGGGTGGTACATAACCTAGGGGCGCTGTTTCTCTGTTCCAACGCCAAAAATCCAATCCTATTTTACTCTGCCGTTCCAAAGGCTCTCCGTCTGGACTCAATGGAGAATAATCCCCTATTCTTGCAGGCCAAAAATATTCCGATGTTTTGCTCCATTGGAAATCATGGTATAGTTTAAGTTGACTGCTTAATCCTTTGTACACCGTTCCCTTTCCATGTGGAGAATCCGATGTTTTAATGGAGTTTTCAGTATTCCTTGAACGTTTAAATATTGATAGTTCTGCAGGATTAATTTCTTCAATGGGTCGTTTAATAGACGGTCTCGGCCGTCCGACTTTTTTGAACCAACATTCTTCCCTTATTAGAGATAAAAACAAAGAATTTACAGTGATTTCATTTCTATTAGTTTTATATGTTGATGTATGTGTAGGCATAATGAAAATGGCATTTGAATATGAACGACATTCTGGAAGATAAAACAATGACACTACAGTGTGCGTAATACCATGTACAGTAGATATTTAATATTATTTACAACATGGTAAATATTATTATTTACCAACAATGGTTTACAACCAATATTACAGAGGAGTTTAGATAAAATTTCTAACATTTAAATCAAATCCTTTTATGGTTCTTTTATTACAATTTCCGAGATAAAGTGAATCATAATCCTCGAGTTTTGTTGTTATACTGTCATCTGATGTATCACTATGATCTGCTTTTGTGAATCTTGCTTCAAAACTAGACTGTTCATCCCTAGTGTTCAACGCATTATCCAAGAAGCTATTTACCGGTGTCGATCCTTGACCATCAATTTCACTTCTATCGTACCTTTTTGACGATATACCATAGTCTTGGATGTTGTTTACAGACACCAGGGTTCTTTGCCTTTGCATATACTGTTTTGAGAGTTCATTTGTAATAATATTATCGTATTTCATTGGCTTTCTATTGACATTTCCATCAGTGTTTCTTCTGGATATATATGTTACGTTTCTCATTGTAGATTTTAAACCCTTTACCCTCGTGGGTTCTGATCCGTGCTTCCATCTTGttatttcattttcatttatatcataATTATTCAAGGTTCCATCAATACAATGAGTACAATTTCTATTATCACGTTTAATAATTTCATTTTTGCAGATAAGAATGTTATTCCTTGGAATTTTTGTTGTTTCTACATAGCGATTTGTTCTAACATTTTGTGATTTTGGCACATCTTCATGTTTTGTTGCTTCTTTTCCTGCATTCAGTAGAAGAGTGTACCAATCATTTGTACGCTTGTTGTTGGGAGTTATTAGAGTGAGTGAACGAGACGTAGGTCGTTTTATTTTATGCGATATATCAATATTTTGTGGCGtttcatcatcaattttttcttctttaaaatcaatATTTTGACACATTTTGAGTTTGTCATTATAGTTTAGAGTGTTCAGAAAGAGTTCCATAGTAGgttttttccaaaatgaATAACCTAAACATTGCATAGCACTTGCCCTATTATTTGGATCCTTTTGTAAAAGAGCATATAATAATGAATTGAGTTTATCGCTCCTATAAGATAGTGGAAGGGGGACACCTTGTCTCATTTCCTGTGTCAATTCAGCCAGAGTTGTAGTATAATGGAAAGGTGTTTTACCTGCGGATAATTCATATAAAACACAACCTAAAGCCCACATATCcattttatcatcataATTTTTGTTGTTTGATAACAACAGTTCTGGACACCAATAGTAAGGTGTTCCTACACATGAATGTGCAAAAGAGCATGTGCCTATGTGTCTACAAAGACCAAAATCGCCAATCTTAAATGTATAACTTTTTTTGAGAGTATCTTTATAGTTTGTAGACAAAAAGATATTTTGAGGTTTCAGGTCTCTGTGCAGTACCTTCCCATCCTTTGAACCTACATATTAAAATGGATGAAGTGTACACATTATAACATTATATACAATTAACGAAATAAATACCTAATTTGCAATTATGACAATAGGCCAGAGCAAATATCAGTTGCAAAGCGATATCAAATATGACTTGCTCGTTGACAATTTGGTAGTGTTTATGACATTGACGCATATTTTCAGCCAGATCACCTGCATCACAATATTCCATTAAGATATAAAGTAATTGTTTTTTTTTATCGATGATTCTATCGACGTATCTGACAATATTAGGATGTTTTAGTTGTCGCATCACATTGACTTCCATTACAAGCtgttccttttccttttcgCTGAGGCCCTTATATGCTACAACCTTCCAGCAGTATAAATCCCCGGTTTTCTAAAATGAGAATGTCACATGGAATCTTATGTTTACCAAACCTTGTGTCTAACTTGAAATACTTCCCCGAATCTACCAGCACCTATACGTCTTACAACGCTATAGTTTGATATTTCTTCCTGTTTACTTGCCATATTAATCTGAAATATGGAATTTATGGCGCAGAATTATATCAAATGACCCTGGTGGGGAGTGTGTGCCATCCGAATGACATAGAAAGGCCCGCCCCTAGTACAAGGTAGATAAAATAGTAACAGAGTAATGTATATGTACACAAATTAACTGAAGAATCCAAGGTATCGTGATATCTGATAAATCAGTATGTGAAGACGGAACGCCAGCAACACCTTCGCCATCACGTAGATATCGCAAGACTATGTCCTAACACCCGATCAAATCATAGTCGTACGATATACAATCGCGCATATTGAGTATCAACTGAACTACCCATTCTAGTACGCCCAGCTATTCACAATTCATTCCACAAAACATTAATTCTTATACGCTGTACATGGCAAACGAAGCTACGCCGCAATCATCAGCTTCTTCCGGATTTCCCCTAAGGAGTTTGATATAACCATCATCACCCCACTCAGCACCGAATGAGTTCTTAATAATCCAATAGTTAGATTCACGATCAAATCCAACACCAACCAATGTCACAAAGTGGTTCAATTCGGCACCGCACTTGTTAATGGTACCGCTTTTGTAGAACTGCCAATCCTCACTGACAGAAACTGCAATTGTGAGCGGACCAGAGTTGAAGAGAAGACTTACGAGATCAGGATTGAATGTGTAAGAGTATGATCCAATAGTGTATCTTGGAGCATCAGTGATTTCAACGTCGGTCTCATAGGTGGAAGACTCGACAAGTCCTAAATCCTTAATGTACTTGTATCCCAAGAATGGATTGTTTACAGGGGTTGAACCAGATTCCTTAACACCATCAATTAGCTGTTTCTCACTCAAGGATATGTCAATATTACGGTTATACTTGTGATATGACTCAGCAATGGCAGTAGCAGAATAGGCCCATGAACAACCAAATTCACCTTGATCCTTAACAGGGGTCATGAAATCACGCTTTCTCAAGTCAAGCGCCATCGGCCTAACATTATTCCAGGCGTGATTAGCTGGTACCTCGGGGAATTGAATTTCAACCTTCTTGGTGTACCTATCCAGAAATTCCTTAGCAGACAAATCACCCATATGATTCATTTCCTTGGTAAAGGTCTTATCCTCCCTGGCATTATGTTCGTTGATAGAACTTACATTACCCCTGAAGTTAATGAAGCACTGCTTCTTGTGTTTCCATGAAGTATGTTTCTTGTTATATTTCTCGTTGAAGCTATTGAATTCAACATAGGTAGCAGCTTCTTCATCGGCATCAAACTGAATAGCAGTATAATGCATAACTTCTGCAATCAATAGGGGGTAGTCTTCCTCCTCGCAACCCTCGATGGTAACATGGTTAACGAACGGGATGTTCTTGAAAGCCTCGACCAAAATAGCCTTATTTTTGGTAATCGTAGCACTGCCAGATGAAAGTGCAATAGCAACGAACGTAATTATGAAAAGAACAGATGATACAGAGGCAATGATGAGGGCGCTATATCTCTTGCAAAATGCAAGGATAGTTGCACGGCGTGCGTTTTTTTGGATTTTGATGTCATCACAAAGGGTAGCCTCCGTGTCAGTACGTTCTACTGGATCATGCTTAACCACTTCaatttcttccatttttataagATATAACAGACAAATGCCATTGTGGCGTATTTGCTTTGTGGGGGTTTTGTGAACACATCACAAAATTTTCCCATAGAGGGGAATTAGCAAAGCATGACGTTCTCACAGGTACGAGATATCTATAGAAAGATCATTCATTTGTTTATCATGCGAATTTACACTGAAATGCGGTCTGTTTTTACTATATCTCGTTTTCCTTGTGGCAGTACAGTGGTGCAGGTCGCTATTACATGTACTTACTACATTTCTACTACATATACGGGGTGATCTAAGGTTGTTTTAGAGtaatttatcattttatCTATTGTACTATGGGGTCTATCGTTATCTCAGTAGAAGCCCTTTCAAACCATCTGTTTTGGtctaaatattttattaCAT
This region of Theileria equi strain WA chromosome 1, complete sequence genomic DNA includes:
- a CDS encoding hypothetical protein (encoded by transcript BEWA_018660A); translated protein: MPTHTSTYKTNRNEITVNSLFLSLIREECWFKKVGRPRPSIKRPIEEINPAELSIFKRSRNTENSIKTSDSPHGKGTVYKGLSSQLKLYHDFQWSKTSEYFWPARIGDYSPLSPDGEPLERQSKIGLDFWRWNRETAPLGYVPPLCTCKRTNDCISTLATYGNGFFSTGEYSVCDNDICRGLLYIPYSLLEIPLNRVISNGSEFATNVKVPDSTDIYCGNMKHTLILCTKHKEHEEACLTAIRESDVTPPIIYDVVKGHFLPYFKRYIPSSRFNTPTMAVEPIDSDVSDSEDYGIGQLFAVKQDYNSLSILKYDLTTKKTAPLDTNLRLRWKNTSGDDSDGCEESASLPDCNILSEENYIIYELIESFSSERRPLSFSLRSENNANMTHISNDGYEIGNINNILSDHYSDTEAAADNFETLDKRRLETLCILSTLDNFYT
- a CDS encoding protein kinase domain containing protein (encoded by transcript BEWA_018670A), encoding MASKQEEISNYSVVRRIGAGRFGEVFQVRHKKTGDLYCWKVVAYKGLSEKEKEQLVMEVNVMRQLKHPNIVRYVDRIIDKKKQLLYILMEYCDAGDLAENMRQCHKHYQIVNEQVIFDIALQLIFALAYCHNCKLGSKDGKVLHRDLKPQNIFLSTNYKDTLKKSYTFKIGDFGLCRHIGTCSFAHSCVGTPYYWCPELLLSNNKNYDDKMDMWALGCVLYELSAGKTPFHYTTTLAELTQEMRQGVPLPLSYRSDKLNSLLYALLQKDPNNRASAMQCLGYSFWKKPTMELFLNTLNYNDKLKMCQNIDFKEEKIDDETPQNIDISHKIKRPTSRSLTLITPNNKRTNDWYTLLLNAGKEATKHEDVPKSQNVRTNRYVETTKIPRNNILICKNEIIKRDNRNCTHCIDGTLNNYDINENEITRWKHGSEPTRVKGLKSTMRNVTYISRRNTDGNVNRKPMKYDNIITNELSKQYMQRQRTLVSVNNIQDYGISSKRYDRSEIDGQGSTPVNSFLDNALNTRDEQSSFEARFTKADHSDTSDDSITTKLEDYDSLYLGNCNKRTIKGFDLNVRNFI
- a CDS encoding hypothetical protein (encoded by transcript BEWA_018640A) gives rise to the protein MHFRISTFCAKNNLCSKSDAKKYIKHGMLKVNDKIIDKDILLPSDFNSNRIEFIKRVIDIQNNKISLLLHKPEGYSSIYTNQSHKWSKNLLIPENRSDEDVKSNFQPSKLKNLIPIIPLETSVSGLLIYSQNKSLTSLLSDVDEEYHVIFRDILTDKKLFVLNDEIYLDGVLISPFTVKPISNHSAFISLKGSSNKLRRACLLAGLEVKTLKRVRISNVKLGLLLPGKWKLIRNYEIS
- a CDS encoding hypothetical protein (encoded by transcript BEWA_018650A), with amino-acid sequence MYLSFALLSSKKHGWRFEKLRAKFKKWVRINHPPQNRSPVIKLDDSDHSKLLYITNGRISPMKQDEFLKYGQTYIKKDNGIHTPSLAFSKGGSHILLEVFTMDEIEQIEKIVPEIRKAFDECESKITKMVCTDHKAIDYGMIKE
- a CDS encoding hypothetical protein (encoded by transcript BEWA_018630A), producing the protein MPSIIETTLHSLEEISKKNVKRNSAVLASKFSLLYSFRNRILSPHVIHIAKHVIRNNLQLQETPRLLLSHLIPKVIDQKGLSILDSSILSYAYATVGENHSSKKILVNNFDICTLDITSNYECFSLLRALSTLLSIEKHDKIEDEFSNTMKDIAKGVMEFIWKRIQEFNSKFVDNSNNYTVICELLAEYIFTSMLLEQTNIKELLNHTMLNNSSILSKIKISPLMMPEKKKQIMAEIQNSSYTEILTNLRGMYFLKLANFDFTEYLFNRLCNTSESSTSMCRSEAQLFLNHTLDLIEKELKFGQETKTRYLNSLFDRLLAIKRTHSLEKSHRSVVKWNYPRLI
- a CDS encoding cysteine protease, putative (encoded by transcript BEWA_018680A), producing MEEIEVVKHDPVERTDTEATLCDDIKIQKNARRATILAFCKRYSALIIASVSSVLFIITFVAIALSSGSATITKNKAILVEAFKNIPFVNHVTIEGCEEEDYPLLIAEVMHYTAIQFDADEEAATYVEFNSFNEKYNKKHTSWKHKKQCFINFRGNVSSINEHNAREDKTFTKEMNHMGDLSAKEFLDRYTKKVEIQFPEVPANHAWNNVRPMALDLRKRDFMTPVKDQGEFGCSWAYSATAIAESYHKYNRNIDISLSEKQLIDGVKESGSTPVNNPFLGYKYIKDLGLVESSTYETDVEITDAPRYTIGSYSYTFNPDLVSLLFNSGPLTIAVSVSEDWQFYKSGTINKCGAELNHFVTLVGVGFDRESNYWIIKNSFGAEWGDDGYIKLLRGNPEEADDCGVASFAMYSV
- a CDS encoding pyruvate kinase, putative (encoded by transcript BEWA_018620A), with the protein product MNISFLLSILWFQRFHCYNKAKTASKALRFPHKRLNPPGICAFRDYYGSSIAFMTRSTKQPERKYREENTNYKVRNVKNNIFAAKAPFDKEHAVSFFSSVLSASYKTFEPCETPEGHLMTFAKQVATLGPATSNKDSIKSVLDAGVDVFRLNFSHGTRMSKLRTAMTVRQLEIETSNGTESETDGFIVNHKSLLGDIQGPKLRIGRFMPNLDAPGKNLLNKDSEFVHLKSGDHFKFDVHDIAGNRSRVQFNYPDILKQIKIGDKILLDDGNIVMKVVANNPQEPSITTVVQNDCILSSRKGFSVPNVVLPVDFLGPKDVRDVIFCLAIGVDFLGVSFIQNKSDILFLINILNDFYGSKYFELLHNRLNEIDTTTIGSDIEDEEVEKILDNYYNESFLPKKNLFKTLVPKENRSKIGIIPKIEKQAALDDIHNILRLSDGLMVARGDLGIETELANLPIIQKRLVQLCRLVYHKPCIVATQMLETMRSSLTPTRAEVSDVANAIFDGADAVMLSAESATGYYPAETVRMQRRILFHTEQDPYFPTYQMIKEMLLGKDIIDNIKIKRPYLHEQVNDLLKIDLEHLDKWNIDNEDIHNSYKTINDIISRDKIDSIFIHSEDELDLVQWISSQRHLIPIFLLTSDSRLSRQSQLIWGVKSHFLPQDYDIDEVSQDLLKNLNNNMNTALLLDTKDNNLVSSKIIKI